In Microbacterium sp. AB, a single genomic region encodes these proteins:
- a CDS encoding tyrosine-type recombinase/integrase, producing MARAWITDRWVKDATVTMPDGSTTKISPTSAQLKSLKTLPEHFRTAKFGVGSRWIAGWYEPTATGQRQRQRLFARRSDAEAFVAALEDDIRSHRYIDPSARDRTYRDVAESWLASKNRLKGSSYYRYHRELTMYVLPQWGERAIGSITREDIDAWIAQLRAGTAVYVFDANKHLKKPRKPKPMSPAYLRHVAGATFGGPLRYAVSEQWIGRNPLQNVEFPRVGGDLEQDLPSLSYAAIEELASEASKRTNNSSDRMLVQTLAYSGPRIGEATALKIKDLDLDGKRARIHRTWTTDRDGHRILGPVKTWEKRWLPLPAFVVDGLRALVEGRDGEDFVFRSVQGAAVNGDAWRNRVWMPTCTAVGLAVPMTVHDLRHVAATNAIAAGADVKLVQRMLGHKDATETLNTYSHLWPDRVEEVIAQVEKRRAEQLDLAA from the coding sequence ATGGCCCGCGCATGGATCACCGACCGGTGGGTGAAGGACGCCACCGTCACGATGCCCGACGGCAGCACGACGAAGATCAGCCCCACCAGCGCACAGCTCAAGTCCCTCAAGACGCTCCCCGAGCACTTCCGGACGGCGAAGTTCGGAGTCGGGTCACGATGGATCGCCGGCTGGTACGAGCCCACCGCGACCGGGCAGCGGCAACGGCAACGCCTCTTCGCCCGACGGAGCGACGCCGAGGCGTTCGTCGCCGCGCTCGAGGACGACATTCGCTCGCACCGGTACATCGACCCATCCGCCCGCGACCGCACCTACCGCGACGTCGCCGAGTCGTGGCTCGCGTCGAAGAACCGTCTCAAGGGATCGAGCTACTACCGGTACCATCGCGAGCTCACCATGTACGTCCTCCCTCAGTGGGGCGAACGCGCGATCGGCAGCATCACCCGCGAGGACATCGACGCGTGGATCGCGCAGTTGCGCGCCGGCACCGCCGTCTACGTGTTCGACGCGAACAAGCACCTCAAGAAGCCCCGCAAGCCGAAACCGATGAGCCCCGCCTACCTGCGACACGTCGCAGGGGCGACGTTCGGCGGGCCACTCCGGTACGCGGTCAGCGAGCAATGGATCGGCCGCAACCCCCTGCAGAACGTCGAGTTCCCCCGCGTCGGCGGCGACCTCGAGCAGGATCTCCCCTCCCTCAGCTACGCCGCCATCGAAGAGCTCGCGAGCGAGGCGTCGAAACGGACCAACAACTCCTCCGACCGGATGCTCGTGCAGACCCTCGCCTACTCCGGGCCACGCATCGGCGAGGCCACCGCGCTCAAGATCAAAGACCTCGACCTCGACGGAAAGCGGGCACGCATCCACCGCACCTGGACCACCGACCGCGACGGGCACCGCATCCTCGGACCAGTGAAGACCTGGGAGAAGCGATGGCTCCCCCTTCCCGCGTTCGTCGTCGACGGGCTGCGAGCGCTCGTCGAGGGACGCGATGGTGAGGACTTCGTGTTCCGCAGCGTGCAGGGCGCCGCGGTGAACGGGGATGCGTGGCGTAACCGTGTGTGGATGCCGACGTGCACCGCGGTCGGCCTCGCGGTGCCGATGACCGTGCACGACCTCCGGCACGTCGCAGCGACCAATGCGATCGCGGCCGGCGCGGATGTGAAGCTCGTGCAACGGATGCTCGGTCACAAGGACGCCACGGAGACGCTCAACACCTATTCGCACCTCTGGCCCGACCGGGTCGAGGAGGTCATCGCGCAGGTCGAGAAGCGCCGCGCGGAGCAGCTCGACCTCGCGGCGTAG
- a CDS encoding DNA cytosine methyltransferase, which translates to MSATAAVDAFAGVGWGVACEWLGVREYGIERAKEAIRSRTANGMRTIVRDVWSGLFFPWLIPAHRLYIASPPCQTFSMAGNGEGRDALADVLAAIDDESWKKPEQLHGLADRLDPRTALVLTPLAHIWAHRPELVALEQVPEVLPVWHAIAAVLRTLGYSVWTGILRAEMFGVPQTRKRAILMARLDGKVQPPAPTHSRYYSTDPSRLDAGVEKWVSMAEALGWDSDDPREAHALRGAGQTERYGERPGRRADQPAPTLRANGGGNASGGFVWKVPRRGERLETNQDSQLGGGRKERYSKSVDAPAPTLTARADLWKWKDAPATTVAGKGEVTTREHHGHGEQSGTALKLTRDEAATLQTFPPDFAWRGSKTSQFLQIGNAVPPLMGAAILGALLAEPGVRDAWDLVFAEVAG; encoded by the coding sequence GTGAGCGCTACGGCCGCGGTGGATGCGTTCGCGGGTGTCGGGTGGGGTGTCGCGTGTGAGTGGCTCGGTGTCCGGGAGTACGGGATCGAGCGGGCGAAGGAAGCGATTCGTTCCCGCACGGCGAACGGGATGCGCACGATCGTCCGTGACGTGTGGTCGGGGCTGTTCTTCCCGTGGCTGATCCCCGCCCACCGGCTCTACATCGCGTCCCCGCCGTGTCAGACGTTCAGCATGGCGGGGAACGGGGAAGGCCGGGACGCGCTCGCTGATGTGCTGGCCGCGATCGACGACGAGTCGTGGAAGAAACCCGAGCAGTTGCACGGGCTGGCGGACCGGCTGGACCCGCGGACCGCGCTGGTTCTCACTCCGCTCGCGCACATCTGGGCGCATCGCCCCGAGCTGGTGGCGTTGGAGCAGGTGCCGGAGGTGCTGCCGGTGTGGCACGCGATCGCCGCGGTGCTCCGCACCCTCGGCTACTCGGTGTGGACGGGCATCCTCCGGGCGGAGATGTTCGGGGTGCCGCAGACGCGGAAGCGGGCGATCCTCATGGCTCGTCTCGATGGGAAGGTGCAGCCGCCGGCACCGACGCATTCTCGCTACTACTCGACGGACCCGTCCCGCCTGGACGCGGGTGTGGAGAAGTGGGTGTCGATGGCCGAAGCGCTCGGCTGGGACTCGGATGATCCGCGTGAGGCGCATGCGTTGCGTGGTGCGGGGCAGACGGAGAGGTATGGGGAGCGTCCGGGCCGGCGGGCGGATCAGCCTGCGCCGACGCTTCGCGCGAACGGTGGGGGCAACGCCTCCGGCGGGTTCGTGTGGAAGGTGCCTCGCCGAGGTGAGCGGCTCGAGACGAACCAGGACTCGCAACTGGGTGGTGGGCGGAAGGAGCGTTATTCGAAGTCCGTCGATGCGCCGGCTCCGACGTTGACCGCGCGCGCGGACCTGTGGAAGTGGAAGGACGCCCCGGCGACGACGGTCGCGGGTAAGGGCGAGGTCACGACGCGGGAGCATCACGGGCACGGCGAGCAGTCGGGCACCGCGTTGAAGCTGACGCGTGACGAGGCGGCGACCCTGCAGACGTTCCCGCCCGACTTCGCGTGGCGGGGGTCGAAGACGTCGCAGTTCTTGCAGATCGGGAACGCTGTCCCGCCTCTGATGGGTGCCGCGATCCTGGGTGCTCTGCTCGCTGAGCCGGGTGTGCGGGATGCGTGGGATCTCGTGTTCGCGGAGGTGGCCGGATGA
- a CDS encoding phage antirepressor KilAC domain-containing protein: MVIPVKLIARWPRRGDVMIVVDGDRTFLRADDVERLAQVPAWSAGETVLGDEWPEELDGVPFYTLEAAVAKVSEHAGKEPAREFLGWLDVTLPQLLAPDVVAQARRDVSPLVSFTIDQTAAQLLRNPGLRMNRVQLFAYLERCGWVRRAGDEWTPTDHARAEGFLTVRQIPHPDPSRGKHASYPRIYVTPAGMDKLRASLRSDAPEFTPALTPALFD, from the coding sequence ATGGTGATCCCGGTGAAGCTGATCGCCCGGTGGCCACGCCGTGGCGACGTGATGATCGTCGTCGACGGGGATCGCACGTTCCTGCGTGCGGACGACGTCGAGCGCCTCGCGCAGGTCCCGGCATGGTCTGCGGGTGAGACGGTCCTCGGTGACGAGTGGCCGGAGGAGCTCGACGGTGTCCCGTTCTACACGCTCGAGGCTGCGGTCGCGAAGGTGTCCGAGCATGCGGGGAAGGAACCGGCGCGGGAGTTTCTCGGCTGGCTGGACGTGACGCTCCCGCAGCTGCTCGCCCCGGACGTCGTCGCTCAGGCCCGACGGGACGTGTCCCCGTTGGTGTCGTTCACGATCGACCAGACCGCCGCGCAGCTGCTCCGTAACCCTGGCCTCCGTATGAACCGGGTGCAGCTGTTCGCGTACCTCGAGCGGTGCGGGTGGGTGCGCCGCGCCGGCGACGAATGGACGCCCACGGACCACGCCCGCGCCGAGGGGTTCCTCACGGTTCGGCAGATCCCGCACCCGGACCCGTCGCGCGGGAAGCACGCCTCCTACCCCCGCATCTACGTCACCCCCGCCGGCATGGACAAGCTCCGCGCTTCGCTCCGTTCCGACGCGCCGGAGTTCACCCCGGCGCTCACTCCCGCTCTCTTCGACTGA
- a CDS encoding ImmA/IrrE family metallo-endopeptidase, translating to MDRLLSIAEDLGLRLVEARGEHAGGYRPDEKIIRVTPGLARRGARSVLAHELGHHVLGHQPSHFGPVRSRQERAANEWAARFLIDREAFAEVERLRDGHVASMAFDLDVVPELVQAFQAMLLRLGDTVYVKPRMGEGQWDHKVDVEDAR from the coding sequence ATGGACCGACTGCTCAGCATCGCGGAGGACCTCGGCCTCCGGCTCGTCGAAGCGCGCGGCGAGCACGCCGGCGGCTACCGCCCCGATGAGAAGATCATCCGCGTCACGCCCGGTCTCGCTCGTCGCGGCGCACGCTCCGTGCTCGCGCACGAACTCGGGCACCATGTCCTCGGACACCAGCCCTCGCACTTCGGGCCTGTACGGAGCCGCCAGGAGCGTGCCGCGAATGAGTGGGCGGCGCGCTTCCTCATCGACCGGGAGGCGTTCGCGGAGGTCGAGCGCCTGCGGGACGGGCACGTCGCGTCCATGGCGTTCGACCTCGACGTCGTCCCCGAGCTCGTTCAGGCGTTCCAGGCGATGCTGCTCCGCCTCGGCGACACCGTGTACGTGAAGCCGCGCATGGGCGAAGGCCAGTGGGATCACAAGGTCGACGTCGAGGACGCGCGCTGA
- a CDS encoding helix-turn-helix domain-containing protein, with product MTKQTASEALAQRVADEIRAEMARQRRSAADLAEYLGITAHTVGRRLNGAVPFNVIELASVSVWLGVPIFELIARATSKAVAA from the coding sequence ATGACGAAGCAGACAGCCTCTGAAGCGCTCGCCCAGCGAGTCGCCGACGAGATCCGCGCGGAGATGGCGCGTCAGCGCCGATCGGCCGCCGATCTCGCGGAATACCTCGGCATCACCGCACACACCGTCGGCCGTCGCCTCAATGGCGCCGTCCCGTTCAACGTCATCGAACTGGCATCCGTCTCCGTATGGCTCGGCGTTCCCATCTTCGAGCTCATCGCTCGCGCAACGTCGAAGGCGGTGGCAGCGTGA
- a CDS encoding DNA adenine methylase translates to MSVLKPPIAYFGGKTSLAERIVALMPEHDGYIEPFAGSLSVLLAKPKPAGIEVVNDIDGRLMTFWRVLRDRPLDLARAAALTPHSRAELEQAMQLRTDLDELETARQVWVLLTQGRSRTLNRTGWRFFADPAGRNTGASYAMYMDAYRGRIIPAAERIAAVSLENRDALDVIAQYGQHARNLLYVDPPYLSSTRQGGRYAHEMSAAVDHERLLDALLDCRAAVMLSGYAADLYDRALTGWDRVELAGFTGNAVQKDRVEVLWINRARAGVLDLWGGDAA, encoded by the coding sequence ATGAGCGTACTTAAGCCGCCGATCGCGTACTTCGGTGGGAAGACGTCGCTCGCGGAGCGCATCGTCGCGTTGATGCCGGAGCACGACGGGTACATCGAGCCGTTCGCGGGCTCCCTGTCTGTGCTGCTGGCGAAGCCGAAGCCCGCGGGCATCGAGGTCGTCAACGACATCGACGGGCGTCTGATGACGTTCTGGCGTGTCCTGCGGGACCGTCCGCTCGACCTGGCTAGAGCGGCCGCTCTGACCCCGCACTCTCGGGCAGAGCTCGAGCAGGCGATGCAGCTGCGCACGGATCTCGACGAGCTTGAGACCGCCCGCCAGGTGTGGGTGCTCCTCACCCAGGGCCGCTCCCGCACCCTGAACCGCACCGGGTGGCGGTTCTTCGCCGACCCCGCCGGCCGGAACACCGGCGCGTCGTACGCGATGTACATGGACGCCTACCGCGGGCGGATCATCCCCGCTGCCGAGCGCATCGCCGCCGTCTCCCTCGAGAACCGCGACGCCCTCGACGTCATCGCCCAGTACGGGCAGCACGCCAGGAACCTACTGTACGTCGACCCGCCGTACCTGTCCTCGACCCGGCAGGGTGGCCGCTACGCGCACGAGATGAGCGCAGCGGTCGACCATGAGCGTCTCCTCGACGCCCTCCTCGACTGCCGGGCCGCGGTGATGCTCTCCGGCTACGCCGCCGACCTCTACGACCGAGCGCTCACCGGGTGGGACCGGGTCGAGCTGGCGGGGTTCACCGGCAACGCGGTGCAGAAGGATCGTGTCGAGGTGCTCTGGATCAACCGGGCCCGCGCTGGCGTGCTCGATCTGTGGGGCGGTGACGCAGCATGA
- a CDS encoding MerR family transcriptional regulator, translating to MTARWLTLTQAAEAAGRTERTIRTWIDEGLLHPADTEPTHDRRTAALAAERGLYREDLVVAARKSKRPGRPRKDRT from the coding sequence ATGACCGCCCGTTGGCTCACCCTCACCCAAGCCGCGGAAGCCGCCGGCCGCACAGAACGCACCATCCGCACCTGGATCGACGAAGGACTCCTCCACCCCGCCGACACCGAACCCACCCACGACCGCCGAACCGCCGCACTCGCTGCGGAGCGAGGCCTCTACCGGGAGGACCTGGTCGTCGCGGCCAGGAAGAGCAAGCGCCCTGGGCGCCCGAGGAAGGACAGGACATGA
- a CDS encoding XF1762 family protein, producing MSDLRIVPVDLKHAQEFVDAHHRHHAAPVGHKFSVGVAKGERLVGVAIVGRPVSRVIQSEGRTLEVIRSATDGTRNANSMLYGACKRATFALGYDRLITYTQDGETGASLRAAGYRVLAQRPSRPGWSTPSRPRKNRADHVARTLWEATPSGSTEVNRGLTPDRVLGGGAADAQA from the coding sequence ATGAGCGATCTTCGCATCGTGCCCGTCGACCTCAAGCACGCGCAGGAGTTCGTCGACGCCCACCATCGGCACCACGCCGCGCCGGTTGGGCACAAGTTCTCTGTCGGCGTCGCGAAGGGTGAGCGTCTCGTCGGGGTGGCGATCGTGGGGCGTCCAGTGTCTCGGGTGATCCAGTCCGAGGGCCGCACGCTCGAGGTCATCCGTTCCGCGACGGACGGCACCCGGAACGCGAACAGCATGCTCTACGGCGCCTGCAAGCGGGCGACGTTCGCGCTCGGCTACGACCGGCTCATCACCTACACGCAGGACGGGGAGACCGGCGCGAGCCTGCGTGCCGCCGGGTATCGGGTGCTCGCGCAGCGCCCGTCCCGGCCCGGGTGGAGCACGCCGTCACGTCCGCGGAAAAACCGCGCGGACCACGTCGCCCGCACGCTCTGGGAGGCGACGCCATCGGGCTCGACTGAGGTCAACCGCGGGTTGACACCGGATCGCGTACTCGGGGGAGGTGCGGCGGATGCCCAAGCATGA
- a CDS encoding helix-turn-helix transcriptional regulator produces MSNITPLRADGATPAPEVPGFEDMPAVMSPKTLAGFLETTAATLQRWRAENTGPAYITIPDGRMIRYTRADVIAWLTSARVEPRGKAS; encoded by the coding sequence ATGAGCAACATCACGCCCCTCCGCGCCGACGGCGCGACACCGGCCCCCGAGGTCCCGGGCTTCGAAGACATGCCCGCGGTGATGTCCCCGAAGACACTCGCCGGGTTCCTCGAGACGACCGCGGCCACGCTGCAACGGTGGCGTGCGGAGAACACCGGTCCCGCGTACATCACGATCCCCGATGGCCGCATGATCCGGTACACCCGTGCCGACGTCATCGCCTGGCTGACCAGCGCTCGCGTCGAGCCCCGCGGGAAGGCGAGCTGA
- a CDS encoding RusA family crossover junction endodeoxyribonuclease produces MSARTTPVERTELEVRGWSNPAPGMWHVHFAWPTNPLPMNGPKGANWRRAAVAERDVRDHAQQLIQQFARIPALGRCRALVTWWVTTNHVRDVDNLGRLEKRLFDAIVRAGVVADDRPALMVKDRAAILPVSQSAGLVSDRGFTLTIIRLDDPQGGDAA; encoded by the coding sequence ATGAGCGCCCGCACGACGCCGGTGGAGCGCACGGAGCTTGAGGTGCGCGGGTGGTCGAACCCGGCCCCGGGCATGTGGCATGTGCACTTCGCGTGGCCGACGAACCCGCTCCCGATGAACGGCCCGAAGGGCGCGAACTGGCGGCGTGCCGCCGTGGCGGAGCGGGACGTTCGGGATCACGCGCAGCAGCTGATCCAGCAGTTCGCCCGCATCCCCGCTCTCGGTCGTTGCCGCGCGCTCGTGACGTGGTGGGTGACGACGAACCACGTCCGCGACGTCGACAACCTCGGCCGCCTCGAGAAGCGCCTCTTCGACGCCATCGTCCGCGCCGGCGTCGTCGCCGACGACCGCCCCGCGCTGATGGTCAAGGACCGCGCCGCGATCCTGCCCGTTTCCCAGTCCGCCGGCCTCGTCTCGGACCGCGGCTTCACCCTCACCATCATCCGCCTCGACGACCCGCAGGGCGGTGACGCCGCATGA
- a CDS encoding DUF3263 domain-containing protein has translation MTPTDTYTETPLLTPNRARTGVRSPRPTPGQLLDFEREHREQSGWKDEAIRAELGIAPAWYHALLGRAWRSPEGQAHDPILCRLLADQYDRFVAARRGAAHLTQGPHV, from the coding sequence ATGACCCCCACCGACACCTACACCGAGACACCCCTCCTCACACCGAACCGGGCACGGACCGGCGTGCGCTCGCCGCGGCCGACGCCGGGGCAGCTGCTCGATTTCGAGCGGGAGCACCGGGAGCAGTCGGGGTGGAAGGACGAGGCCATCCGCGCCGAGCTCGGCATCGCGCCGGCCTGGTATCACGCGCTCCTCGGTCGCGCTTGGCGCTCCCCGGAGGGCCAGGCGCACGACCCGATCCTCTGCCGTCTCCTCGCCGACCAGTACGACCGATTCGTCGCCGCACGCCGCGGTGCCGCCCACCTGACCCAAGGACCCCACGTATGA